The proteins below come from a single Paludibacter jiangxiensis genomic window:
- a CDS encoding MBG domain-containing protein produces the protein MKKITFLLFSIVFAIGINAQVYKTVTISAGGLHDALAPEDFTTVTNLTINGSVNAADFLTMRDEITALSVIDLSGATIDGNKIPDEAFYFSIPKTGKLSLTQVILPASVTALGDYAFYGCYYLATINLPASLQSIGSWTFADCHSLIVDPNLPSSLTSLGVGAFVHCHSLPAVNIPSSINHIDNWTFAACYNLVSVTIPSSVTAIYNNVFKNCQHLPSITIPSTVNYLGYDVFYNCFALTTVDLSQTSLPALLKNTFFNCNNLQTIKIPSTVTTIGDSAFYQCSALTGLYAYPQTPADLSTSKDVFLGVSTSTCTLYVPPFKKSDYQNALQWKDFLNIAVMKLPSTITATGETTYTYNNSPQGPASADVTGSTGTKSYKYSGTGSTSYPESTTPPINAGTYQVVATVATDENYLEATSAPLAFTINKKDVTVTAGHLEKTYGDDNPTLTAVVTGAIEGGDVVNYSLATTAVKLSGVGDYPISVTLGSNPNYNITKTDNTLTVNAKEITIAADHLSKTYGDDNPTLTAVVTGAVEGGDAVNYSLTTTAVKLSGVSDYPISITLGSNPNYNITKTDNTLTVNAKDVTIAADHLTKTYGDDNPTLTAVVTGALAGGDAVNYSLATTAVKLSGVGDYPISITLGSNPNYNITKTNNTLTITTKSISVTANAQSKSYGDPDPTLTFTNSPALVGSDAFSGALVRDAGENVGTYTIRQGDLALSNNYLLTFTEALLTINKASSSISVVGSATFTYNGNQQGPDNYSKTGSSGAVTYKYRGTGATYYKNSSTPPTNTGTYQVIATLVADDNYYGASSVPFAFSINQKNVTVTADHLSKTYGNDNPTLTATVNGAVEGGDAINYSLATTAVKLSAVGDYPISVTLGSNPNYNITKTDNILTVSGKAASITANHLSKIYGDNNPTLTAVVTGTVTGGDAVNYSLATTAVKLSDVGDYPVSITLGSNPNYNITKTDNTLTVNAKDVTITADHLSKAYGEDNPTLTSVITGAVQGGDAVNYSLATTAVKLSGIGDYPISVTLGSNPNYNITKTENTLTVTTKRISVTANAQSKMHGVPDPALTFINSPELAGSDAFSGTLIRDAGESVGSYAIRQGSLALSSNYSINFTGALLTITSATSSITITGANSFTYTGSPQGPATSTHTGSTGTVSYAYKGTGSTSYSESSTPPTNAGSYQVVATLAADENYSGASSVPFNFTISKANATIAVVPYDVKFDNNEHIATGTATGVVGEDLSNLLDLTLTRHTAVDTYTDTWSFAGNSNYNSDSGTITDHINLPTGIITTEDHPMKVVVYQTPGSSMVNFKFTPKYSGRVTIVIYNTTGFEITRLTDKEAIADQETIIQCSTTLPLGLYTYRLVCETYYNSGKFIVSR, from the coding sequence ATGAAAAAAATAACATTTCTACTTTTTAGCATTGTTTTTGCTATAGGAATCAACGCACAAGTCTACAAGACTGTTACGATAAGTGCCGGAGGGTTGCATGATGCATTAGCTCCCGAAGATTTCACAACGGTTACAAATCTCACCATCAATGGCTCCGTCAATGCTGCTGATTTTCTCACCATGAGAGATGAAATCACTGCGCTATCGGTCATCGATTTAAGCGGAGCTACCATCGACGGGAATAAAATACCGGATGAAGCCTTTTATTTCTCAATACCCAAAACAGGAAAGTTGAGCCTGACACAAGTGATTTTGCCAGCCTCTGTGACAGCATTAGGTGACTATGCCTTTTACGGTTGCTACTACCTGGCTACAATCAACCTTCCGGCGTCGTTGCAATCAATCGGAAGCTGGACATTTGCAGACTGCCACTCGTTGATTGTTGATCCGAACCTTCCTTCCTCTCTGACTTCATTGGGTGTGGGAGCTTTTGTACATTGCCACAGTTTGCCAGCTGTAAATATACCATCGTCAATCAATCATATTGACAACTGGACATTTGCAGCATGTTATAATCTTGTTTCTGTTACTATTCCATCTTCGGTAACGGCGATATACAACAATGTTTTTAAAAATTGCCAGCATTTACCGTCCATTACAATTCCATCAACAGTAAATTATCTTGGATATGATGTATTTTACAATTGCTTTGCCTTAACCACTGTAGATCTAAGCCAAACATCGCTCCCTGCTCTTTTGAAAAACACGTTTTTCAATTGCAACAATCTGCAAACTATTAAAATACCATCCACCGTTACTACTATCGGAGATTCTGCTTTTTACCAATGTTCGGCACTGACGGGATTGTATGCCTATCCTCAAACTCCGGCAGACCTGAGCACTTCCAAAGATGTTTTTCTGGGAGTAAGCACCTCAACCTGTACACTATATGTGCCTCCTTTCAAGAAAAGCGACTATCAAAATGCACTCCAATGGAAAGATTTTCTCAATATCGCTGTAATGAAGTTACCTTCAACTATAACGGCTACAGGAGAAACAACCTATACATACAACAATTCACCTCAGGGGCCTGCTTCTGCTGACGTGACCGGATCGACAGGCACTAAGTCATATAAATACAGTGGAACCGGATCGACCAGTTATCCGGAAAGCACTACACCGCCTATCAATGCAGGAACATATCAGGTTGTAGCAACAGTGGCTACCGATGAAAATTATCTGGAAGCCACATCTGCTCCGCTTGCCTTTACCATCAACAAAAAAGATGTAACCGTAACAGCCGGTCATCTTGAAAAAACGTACGGGGATGATAATCCTACGCTGACAGCTGTGGTGACAGGTGCCATTGAAGGCGGAGATGTTGTGAATTATTCATTGGCAACAACAGCTGTAAAACTTTCCGGGGTCGGTGATTATCCCATCTCGGTAACGTTGGGCAGCAATCCGAACTACAATATTACCAAAACCGACAACACGCTGACAGTAAACGCCAAAGAGATAACAATAGCAGCTGACCATCTCTCCAAAACCTATGGAGATGATAACCCGACGCTGACAGCTGTTGTTACAGGCGCTGTAGAGGGTGGTGATGCCGTAAATTACTCATTGACTACCACAGCCGTAAAACTTTCCGGGGTCAGCGATTATCCTATTTCGATAACATTGGGAAGCAATCCAAACTACAACATTACCAAAACAGACAATACGCTGACGGTAAACGCAAAAGACGTAACCATCGCAGCTGACCATCTTACAAAAACTTATGGAGATGATAACCCGACACTGACGGCTGTGGTTACAGGTGCTTTAGCAGGTGGAGATGCTGTGAACTATTCGCTGGCTACTACAGCCGTAAAACTGTCCGGGGTTGGTGATTATCCTATATCAATAACGTTAGGAAGCAATCCGAACTACAACATCACAAAAACTAACAATACATTGACAATTACAACCAAGAGCATTTCTGTAACTGCAAATGCACAGAGCAAATCGTATGGCGATCCGGATCCGACTCTTACGTTTACAAATTCGCCGGCATTGGTAGGTAGCGATGCTTTTAGTGGGGCATTAGTTCGTGACGCAGGAGAAAATGTGGGTACATATACAATCAGGCAGGGAGATTTAGCTTTGAGCAATAATTATCTTCTAACTTTCACCGAAGCTCTGCTTACTATTAATAAAGCTTCCTCCAGCATTTCAGTTGTAGGCTCGGCGACATTTACTTACAATGGCAATCAGCAGGGGCCTGACAATTATTCAAAAACAGGATCAAGCGGAGCCGTAACCTATAAATATAGAGGCACCGGGGCAACATATTACAAGAACAGCTCAACACCACCGACTAATACCGGCACTTACCAGGTTATTGCAACTCTTGTCGCTGATGACAACTATTATGGAGCTTCATCTGTGCCATTTGCATTTTCTATTAATCAAAAGAACGTAACTGTAACAGCAGATCATCTCTCAAAAACGTACGGGAATGATAACCCGACACTAACTGCCACGGTCAACGGTGCTGTCGAAGGTGGAGATGCCATAAATTACTCATTGGCTACAACAGCTGTAAAACTTTCCGCCGTTGGTGATTATCCCATCTCGGTAACGTTAGGAAGCAATCCAAACTACAATATCACCAAAACTGACAATATACTAACTGTAAGCGGTAAAGCAGCATCCATCACGGCAAACCATCTCTCCAAAATTTACGGAGATAACAATCCTACGCTGACGGCGGTGGTTACTGGCACAGTTACTGGCGGCGATGCAGTAAATTACTCGCTGGCTACAACGGCTGTAAAACTTTCCGATGTTGGTGATTATCCTGTTTCGATTACATTAGGTAGTAATCCGAACTACAACATCACCAAAACCGACAATACGCTGACGGTAAACGCAAAAGACGTCACCATCACAGCAGATCATCTCTCCAAAGCATACGGAGAAGACAATCCGACACTGACATCTGTAATTACGGGTGCTGTCCAAGGTGGAGATGCTGTAAATTACTCGCTGGCTACTACAGCTGTAAAACTGTCCGGAATTGGCGATTATCCCATCTCGGTAACGTTGGGAAGCAATCCGAATTACAACATCACCAAAACTGAGAACACGCTGACGGTAACAACCAAAAGGATTTCTGTAACCGCAAACGCACAGAGCAAAATGCATGGTGTTCCGGATCCTGCACTTACGTTTATAAATTCTCCTGAACTGGCAGGTAGTGACGCGTTCAGCGGGACGCTGATTCGTGATGCCGGAGAAAGTGTGGGTAGTTATGCAATCAGACAAGGTAGCTTAGCGCTGAGCAGTAATTATTCGATAAACTTTACAGGAGCTTTACTAACGATAACTTCTGCCACTTCCTCAATTACCATAACAGGCGCCAATAGCTTCACCTACACTGGTTCTCCGCAAGGTCCGGCAACATCAACACACACCGGTTCCACCGGAACTGTTTCTTATGCATACAAAGGTACCGGCTCAACCTCATACAGTGAAAGTTCGACACCACCGACTAATGCTGGCTCGTATCAGGTTGTGGCAACTCTTGCTGCCGACGAAAATTACAGCGGAGCATCATCTGTACCGTTCAATTTTACCATTTCCAAAGCCAATGCCACGATCGCTGTTGTTCCTTACGATGTCAAATTCGACAACAATGAACATATTGCAACAGGTACTGCTACCGGGGTAGTTGGTGAAGATCTGAGCAATCTGCTTGACCTGACTTTGACCAGACATACAGCGGTAGATACATATACCGACACCTGGTCATTTGCAGGAAACAGCAACTACAATAGCGATTCGGGCACAATAACAGACCACATTAATTTACCTACCGGGATAATCACGACGGAAGATCATCCGATGAAAGTTGTTGTTTATCAAACACCGGGAAGCTCTATGGTTAATTTCAAGTTTACGCCAAAATATTCCGGAAGGGTTACTATTGTCATCTATAACACAACAGGATTTGAAATAACAAGGCTAACCGACAAAGAAGCTATTGCTGATCAGGAAACAATTATTCAATGTTCCACAACTCTTCCTTTAGGTTTATATACTTATAGATTAGTTTGTGAGACCTACTACAATTCAGGCAAATTTATCGTCTCAAGATAA
- the pafA gene encoding alkaline phosphatase PafA yields MFCKRYFLLIILSLTMVGLVPAQTTRKQSAQLERPKLVVGIVVDQMRWDYLYRYYNKYVEGGFKRLLNEGFSCENTMLNYIPSITGVGHASIFTGSVPSIHGIAGNSWVDPVSGKSVYCTDDSTVDAVGVASSPKGKMSPRNLMATTITDELRMATNFQSKVVGVSLKDRAAILPAGHNPTAAFWFDEASEQFITSNYYLQQLPEWVKLFNATKPVEKLIENGWNTLLPINQYTESTPDDSPWEGLLKGAEKPVFPYDLKKAFAQDRSSFEQTPFGNTLTLQFARAAVDGYQLGQGGTTDFLTINCASTDHAAHLYGPNSIELEDVYLRLDRDLTSFFIYLDTKVGKGNYLVFLTADHAGANSEGYLAAHKMPTGLLDEGIAGTLKKRVEKEFGSDKLIARVGTFQVSFNNHLVDSLQIDREKLKAFVVEFLKRQEGILYVADQDKLAVSSIPEPIKTMAINGYNPQRSGSVVFIPQAGWTPSSYTKGANHSLWNPYDTHIPLLFMGWKIKHGALNRRVNITDIAATVAALLHIQMPSGCVGLPVTEVTDGK; encoded by the coding sequence ATGTTTTGCAAGCGATACTTTTTATTGATTATTTTATCCCTGACAATGGTCGGTTTGGTACCGGCTCAAACCACACGCAAGCAGTCAGCTCAACTCGAACGACCTAAGTTGGTGGTGGGCATTGTGGTAGACCAGATGCGATGGGATTACCTTTACCGTTATTACAACAAATATGTAGAAGGTGGTTTCAAACGTTTACTTAACGAGGGGTTTTCGTGTGAGAATACCATGCTTAACTATATTCCCTCGATAACAGGAGTTGGACATGCTTCTATTTTTACCGGTTCTGTTCCCTCCATTCACGGTATTGCCGGCAATTCGTGGGTTGATCCGGTATCGGGTAAATCGGTTTATTGTACGGACGATTCCACTGTCGATGCAGTAGGTGTTGCTTCTTCGCCGAAAGGCAAAATGTCACCACGCAACCTGATGGCAACCACTATTACAGACGAATTGCGCATGGCTACCAATTTTCAGTCGAAAGTGGTGGGTGTTTCGCTCAAAGACAGGGCTGCCATTTTGCCTGCCGGACATAATCCGACCGCAGCTTTCTGGTTCGACGAAGCCAGCGAACAATTTATTACAAGTAACTACTATCTGCAACAATTGCCTGAATGGGTGAAGCTGTTTAATGCAACAAAACCGGTGGAGAAACTGATTGAAAATGGCTGGAACACATTGCTGCCGATCAATCAATATACAGAAAGTACACCGGACGATTCGCCCTGGGAGGGATTGTTGAAAGGGGCCGAAAAACCTGTCTTTCCATATGATTTGAAAAAGGCCTTTGCTCAGGATCGTAGTTCGTTTGAGCAGACGCCTTTCGGAAATACCCTGACCTTGCAGTTTGCCCGCGCAGCAGTTGACGGTTATCAACTGGGACAAGGCGGCACTACCGATTTTCTGACAATTAACTGTGCTTCGACCGACCATGCGGCTCATTTGTACGGTCCGAATTCAATAGAACTGGAAGATGTATATCTGCGCCTCGATCGCGACCTGACATCATTCTTCATCTATCTGGACACGAAAGTCGGCAAGGGTAATTATCTGGTCTTCCTTACAGCTGACCATGCCGGAGCAAATTCGGAAGGCTATTTAGCAGCGCATAAGATGCCGACTGGTCTGCTGGATGAAGGCATCGCAGGAACTCTTAAGAAAAGAGTGGAAAAAGAGTTTGGATCAGATAAGCTGATTGCCCGTGTTGGTACTTTTCAGGTTTCGTTCAACAATCATCTGGTAGATAGTTTGCAGATCGACAGGGAAAAACTGAAAGCTTTTGTCGTCGAGTTTCTGAAACGTCAGGAGGGTATTTTGTATGTCGCCGATCAGGATAAACTGGCTGTCAGTTCGATTCCTGAACCCATCAAAACAATGGCGATAAACGGCTATAATCCCCAACGGAGTGGGTCCGTGGTTTTTATTCCTCAGGCCGGATGGACACCCTCTTCGTATACAAAAGGTGCGAATCACAGTCTTTGGAATCCGTATGATACGCATATTCCATTGCTGTTTATGGGTTGGAAGATCAAACACGGAGCATTGAATCGGAGAGTAAATATAACGGATATTGCAGCCACGGTTGCCGCTTTGTTACACATTCAGATGCCAAGCGGATGTGTGGGATTGCCGGTAACGGAAGTAACGGACGGAAAATGA
- a CDS encoding sugar transferase yields the protein MKRKVDIVLSLLGLILLSPLFLIIVLLILTDSGRPVFYRQPRTGKGGIPFDILKFRTMIVNADKSSLLTIGLHDNRVTRTGYYLRKYKIDELPQLINVLKGEMSLVGPRPEVPKYTQLYSQRQKDVLSVRPGITDPASILLKDENEMIAASPDPEKFYIEKLIPEKLSINLQYIERMSLKNDLRIIAKTLLAIIR from the coding sequence CTGAAACGGAAAGTTGATATTGTTCTGTCTCTTTTAGGGCTTATATTGTTAAGCCCTCTGTTTCTGATAATCGTCCTGCTAATTCTGACCGATTCGGGGAGACCTGTGTTTTACCGGCAACCCCGAACCGGCAAAGGCGGCATACCATTCGACATACTCAAATTTCGCACCATGATTGTCAACGCAGATAAATCATCTTTACTAACAATAGGACTGCATGACAACAGAGTAACACGAACAGGCTATTATCTCCGAAAATATAAAATCGATGAATTGCCACAGCTAATCAATGTCTTAAAAGGAGAAATGAGTCTGGTTGGCCCACGTCCCGAAGTTCCGAAATACACACAGCTATACTCACAACGACAAAAAGACGTGCTATCGGTTCGTCCGGGTATTACGGATCCGGCATCCATTTTACTGAAGGATGAAAATGAAATGATTGCGGCTTCCCCTGATCCCGAAAAATTCTACATCGAGAAGCTAATTCCTGAAAAGTTATCAATTAACCTTCAATACATTGAACGAATGTCACTAAAAAATGATCTGAGAATTATTGCCAAAACGCTACTTGCCATTATCCGTTAG
- a CDS encoding GH92 family glycosyl hydrolase, translating into MDMVNRKLLFIKCMYVSVFLVLVSFITFAQRPVDKVYPWLDSAHSRWFYFSSACRPFGMVSLFPDNRTDEDWDSGYRYEVDSIQDFSHVHEWQLAGVAVMPVSFDMRDRAKLFNDYSSRFLHSKETVRPGYHSVFLEKYTLRAELTATNRVGFHRYTFQNSKHQGIIFDLGKHLGPSDISEGGFAKVNDYEIRGYVVNAPTFRRSRSATVYFCAVFNRPVKEIILQEGTEQRNGISKWSGKKGVVLLTFANQTKAPLLMKVGVSYTSEEGAAENLKVEAPGWSFDTVRNDAENQWNSMLSRIQIEGGTALQQQRFYTDLWHAIQGRRIISDADGKYTDCTGAQPIVRQLPLDANGKPKFNMYNSDAFWGAQWTLNTLWQLVYPEVAEEFCNSFVEYYKNGGLIPRGPSGGNYTYVMTGASSTPFFVAAWQKGIRGFDIETAYAGLKKNHLPGGMMSKIGYEHNTAKGGGLEFYMEHGYVPYPLSDTIYGMHQDGGAITLENAYQDWCLAQLSRALGKTEDAAYFTRRSENYRNIYNAKERFMVPKDKHGNWQKPFDPLITNKGFEEGNSAEYIWFVPHDLPGLFSLMGGADSAVTRLNKQFEVSEWHRFCNEHPEMAEPGVVEFGAVKAPSAARKFINDQRTWTNYSNQPGTQMAFIFNYAGAPWLTQYWSRMVVDSAYSKVSPYYGYNGDEDQGMMGSLSVLMKLGIFQMTGGCEADPKYELGSPLFPKVTITLNPKYYKSKQFVIETAHNNSQSPYIQSVLLNGKPMNKFYFRHSDIVNGAHLLIDMGAEPNKNWGKE; encoded by the coding sequence ATGGATATGGTAAATCGTAAATTGTTGTTTATAAAATGTATGTATGTGTCAGTTTTTCTGGTGCTTGTCTCGTTTATAACATTTGCTCAACGTCCGGTCGATAAGGTTTATCCATGGCTTGACTCGGCTCATTCGCGTTGGTTCTATTTTTCATCGGCCTGCCGTCCATTCGGTATGGTGAGCCTGTTTCCCGATAACCGAACCGATGAGGACTGGGACAGCGGCTATCGCTATGAAGTGGACTCCATTCAGGATTTCAGTCATGTGCACGAATGGCAACTGGCAGGAGTCGCTGTTATGCCGGTAAGTTTTGACATGAGAGATAGGGCCAAGCTATTCAACGACTATTCATCACGTTTTTTGCATTCCAAGGAAACCGTTCGTCCGGGCTATCATTCCGTGTTTTTGGAAAAATACACGCTCCGAGCTGAATTGACTGCCACTAATCGGGTCGGTTTTCATCGGTACACGTTTCAGAACTCAAAACACCAAGGTATTATCTTTGACCTTGGGAAGCATCTCGGACCTTCGGATATTTCGGAAGGTGGCTTTGCGAAGGTCAACGATTACGAGATTCGCGGCTATGTGGTAAATGCGCCTACATTTCGCCGGAGTCGTAGTGCAACCGTCTATTTTTGTGCGGTGTTCAATCGCCCTGTCAAAGAAATTATCCTGCAGGAAGGAACCGAACAGCGAAACGGAATCAGCAAATGGAGTGGCAAAAAAGGGGTGGTTTTGCTCACCTTTGCCAACCAAACGAAAGCACCCTTGCTGATGAAGGTAGGCGTCTCTTACACCAGCGAAGAGGGTGCGGCTGAAAACCTGAAAGTGGAAGCTCCCGGTTGGAGTTTTGACACTGTTCGGAATGATGCCGAAAACCAGTGGAACAGCATGTTGTCGCGTATTCAGATTGAGGGGGGAACCGCTCTTCAGCAGCAGCGTTTTTATACAGACCTTTGGCATGCCATTCAGGGACGTCGCATAATCAGCGATGCCGATGGAAAATATACCGATTGTACCGGAGCCCAGCCGATAGTGCGTCAGTTGCCGTTGGATGCAAATGGAAAGCCGAAATTCAACATGTACAACTCCGATGCTTTCTGGGGTGCCCAATGGACATTGAATACGTTGTGGCAGCTGGTTTATCCCGAAGTAGCCGAAGAGTTTTGCAATTCGTTTGTGGAATATTACAAAAACGGAGGCCTGATTCCCCGTGGACCGTCGGGTGGAAATTACACCTACGTGATGACGGGAGCTTCGTCTACACCCTTTTTTGTGGCGGCCTGGCAAAAGGGAATCCGCGGATTCGATATCGAGACGGCTTACGCAGGGCTGAAAAAGAATCATCTGCCGGGTGGTATGATGAGTAAAATCGGCTATGAACACAACACTGCCAAAGGTGGCGGTCTGGAATTCTACATGGAGCATGGCTATGTGCCTTATCCGCTTTCGGATACCATTTACGGAATGCATCAGGACGGTGGTGCCATTACACTCGAAAATGCTTATCAGGACTGGTGTTTAGCGCAATTATCCAGGGCTTTGGGTAAAACGGAAGATGCGGCGTACTTTACCCGTCGTTCTGAAAACTACCGGAATATCTATAACGCGAAAGAACGGTTTATGGTTCCGAAAGATAAGCATGGCAACTGGCAAAAGCCGTTTGATCCGCTCATTACCAATAAAGGATTCGAAGAGGGTAACAGTGCCGAATATATCTGGTTTGTGCCGCACGATTTGCCGGGATTATTTTCCCTGATGGGAGGCGCCGATTCGGCAGTTACACGACTGAATAAACAGTTTGAAGTTTCCGAATGGCATCGTTTCTGCAACGAGCATCCGGAGATGGCAGAACCGGGGGTGGTGGAATTTGGTGCTGTAAAAGCACCATCGGCAGCCCGTAAATTTATCAACGATCAACGTACGTGGACCAACTATTCCAACCAGCCTGGCACGCAGATGGCATTTATTTTCAATTATGCAGGCGCTCCGTGGCTCACACAATACTGGAGTCGCATGGTGGTGGACAGCGCTTACAGTAAGGTGTCGCCTTACTATGGCTATAATGGTGACGAAGATCAGGGAATGATGGGTTCGCTCAGTGTTTTGATGAAACTGGGGATTTTTCAGATGACGGGCGGTTGTGAGGCGGATCCGAAATACGAACTGGGCAGTCCTCTGTTTCCAAAGGTAACGATCACGCTGAATCCGAAGTATTATAAGAGCAAACAGTTTGTTATTGAAACGGCACATAACAACAGTCAGTCGCCCTATATTCAATCGGTGTTGTTGAATGGAAAGCCAATGAATAAATTCTATTTCCGACATTCCGATATTGTGAATGGTGCGCATTTGCTGATTGATATGGGAGCCGAGCCTAATAAAAACTGGGGCAAAGAATGA
- a CDS encoding GH92 family glycosyl hydrolase, which produces MKRLLLILNLLGVIAFGHSLLAGNHFQYVDPFIGTGKGKGGLGNVTIGPSCPFGMIKPGPDNNKGSNSGYLADTLQPIYGFSQTHVSGTGGGPKYGNITVMPFSGDLESILQTSLRTNEVAKAGYYSVFLKKWNIRTEITVSPKVAFYRFVYGNKTKCLEIDAGDFLGEKPIPDSREAQQFVGSEVRVESDCAVSGYSRIRGGWNNGDAYTVYFYAVADRPFVRFSTWKGTKLSNGTKVQVDTGEKTGALLYFDDTFGDTVRLKIAISFISTQKAKQNLEQEVPHWNFEQLRAETENRWENLLKRIEISDDATADQKKMFYTALYHTLLMPVDRTGENPKWTSDQPYYDDFYAIWDTYRSSHPLITLIAESRQVDIVKALLDIYKRDGYLPDARSGNCNGRTQGGSNAEVLIADAYVKGLKGIDYGLGLQAMLKDATVPPGGNEEKEGRGGLTDYNTLGYVSDRFVRAGNRTLEYAYDDYCIARVAKGLNRMSEYRRFLKQSNNWENLWRDIEDHGARGFIMPKDASGRWIDSIPCDIVNGQREFLLYTPTAQDWPNCLCWWCGFFYEAGSWEYSLSVPHNVPGLIEKSGGKELFSKRLDTLFDNGFYNVGNEPSFLTSCLYHWIGRPDLSSERTRKIITDNYDATSCGIPGNDDSGAMSSWLDFHMMGLYPNAGQSYYLITSPFFRQTKMHMENGKTFVITAKNLSGKNRFVKSATLNGVKYDKSWIEHADVAAGGELLLEMGDKPAQWGATQLPPSGEF; this is translated from the coding sequence ATGAAACGTCTGTTGTTGATTTTGAACCTGCTGGGAGTTATTGCTTTTGGTCATAGTCTGTTGGCCGGAAACCATTTTCAATATGTCGATCCGTTTATCGGTACGGGCAAAGGGAAAGGTGGATTGGGAAACGTAACTATCGGACCGTCGTGTCCGTTCGGAATGATAAAGCCGGGGCCGGATAACAACAAGGGATCCAATAGCGGCTATTTGGCCGATACCTTGCAACCGATTTACGGCTTCAGTCAAACCCATGTGAGTGGCACCGGCGGAGGTCCGAAATACGGCAATATCACCGTAATGCCTTTCTCTGGCGATTTGGAATCCATCCTGCAAACTTCGTTGCGGACAAACGAAGTAGCCAAGGCCGGTTATTACAGTGTATTCCTCAAAAAATGGAATATCCGGACGGAGATTACCGTTTCGCCTAAAGTGGCTTTTTACCGCTTTGTGTACGGCAATAAAACGAAGTGTCTGGAAATAGATGCAGGTGATTTTCTGGGCGAGAAACCGATCCCCGATTCGCGCGAAGCCCAGCAATTTGTCGGCTCGGAGGTGCGGGTGGAGTCCGATTGTGCTGTTAGTGGCTATTCTCGCATTCGTGGTGGTTGGAACAATGGCGATGCCTACACGGTCTATTTTTATGCTGTTGCCGATCGCCCGTTTGTTCGTTTTAGTACCTGGAAGGGAACTAAATTGAGTAACGGAACAAAAGTACAGGTAGATACCGGAGAGAAAACCGGAGCTTTGCTTTATTTTGACGACACATTCGGAGATACCGTGCGGTTGAAAATTGCCATCTCGTTTATCAGTACGCAAAAAGCAAAGCAAAATCTCGAACAGGAGGTGCCGCACTGGAATTTTGAACAACTGCGTGCCGAAACGGAAAACCGCTGGGAGAATTTGCTGAAACGGATAGAAATTTCGGATGATGCCACTGCGGATCAGAAGAAGATGTTCTACACGGCTCTGTACCACACTCTGTTGATGCCGGTCGACCGCACGGGTGAGAATCCGAAATGGACATCCGATCAGCCTTATTACGATGATTTTTATGCCATTTGGGATACCTATCGTTCGTCGCATCCGCTCATTACGCTCATTGCCGAATCGCGACAAGTGGATATTGTAAAAGCGCTGCTCGATATTTACAAACGCGACGGTTATTTGCCCGATGCCCGCAGTGGAAACTGCAATGGTCGCACACAGGGCGGTTCCAATGCCGAGGTACTGATTGCCGATGCGTATGTGAAAGGTTTGAAAGGAATTGATTACGGCCTCGGGTTGCAGGCGATGCTGAAAGATGCTACTGTGCCTCCGGGTGGCAATGAAGAGAAAGAGGGCAGGGGAGGTCTTACCGATTACAACACTCTGGGCTATGTCTCCGATCGCTTTGTGCGGGCCGGAAATCGTACCCTCGAATATGCGTACGACGATTACTGCATTGCCCGCGTGGCCAAAGGGCTGAACCGTATGAGCGAATACCGTCGTTTTCTAAAACAGTCGAATAATTGGGAGAACCTGTGGCGTGATATTGAAGACCACGGTGCGAGGGGATTTATTATGCCCAAAGATGCTTCGGGGCGCTGGATTGACAGCATTCCCTGCGACATTGTGAACGGACAGCGGGAGTTCCTTTTGTACACTCCCACGGCGCAGGACTGGCCTAATTGTCTCTGTTGGTGGTGCGGGTTTTTCTACGAAGCTGGTTCGTGGGAATATTCACTGTCGGTGCCGCACAACGTGCCGGGATTGATTGAAAAAAGTGGTGGCAAAGAGCTGTTTAGTAAACGATTGGATACGTTGTTCGATAATGGCTTTTATAACGTGGGTAACGAACCTTCGTTCCTGACTTCGTGTCTTTATCACTGGATCGGTCGGCCCGACCTGAGTAGTGAACGTACTCGGAAAATCATTACCGACAATTATGATGCGACTTCCTGCGGCATTCCGGGCAACGACGATTCGGGCGCTATGTCGTCATGGCTCGATTTTCACATGATGGGACTTTATCCCAATGCCGGACAGTCGTATTACCTGATTACTTCGCCGTTTTTCCGCCAGACAAAAATGCACATGGAGAACGGCAAGACCTTTGTTATTACGGCCAAAAATCTTTCCGGGAAAAACCGTTTTGTCAAATCGGCGACTTTGAACGGGGTGAAATATGATAAGTCCTGGATTGAACATGCCGATGTGGCTGCAGGAGGTGAATTGTTGCTCGAAATGGGCGATAAACCTGCGCAATGGGGCGCAACGCAATTGCCGCCGTCAGGAGAATTTTAA